A genomic stretch from uncultured Pseudodesulfovibrio sp. includes:
- a CDS encoding cytochrome c: MNRTIVLAVATALITVFAVSMAFAMGGGNVRKGKFLYRKNCRSCHNGAQAGDLSPADRTQAEWTATFQDTSKIKCSGDWTVNEKDLNDIFSYLHDFAKDSPSPAKCS; encoded by the coding sequence ATGAATCGCACAATCGTTCTGGCTGTTGCAACGGCCCTGATTACCGTTTTTGCAGTTTCCATGGCTTTTGCCATGGGTGGCGGAAATGTTCGCAAAGGAAAATTCTTATACCGTAAAAACTGTCGCTCCTGTCACAACGGTGCCCAGGCTGGCGATTTGAGTCCTGCTGATCGGACTCAGGCGGAGTGGACCGCTACTTTCCAGGACACAAGCAAGATCAAGTGTTCCGGTGATTGGACCGTTAATGAGAAGGATCTGAATGACATCTTCTCGTATCTGCATGACTTCGCCAAGGATTCCCCGTCCCCGGCCAAGTGCAGCTAG
- a CDS encoding transporter substrate-binding domain-containing protein, protein MTAIPILRARHLIGAILSATLLCTLFFAYPAGAEHTKDHFTAAVLTDFPPLYTTNSTGEPDGFALDVLKAVSAETKITYDLLVVQNWAEALEAVSSGRADFIPGIGITEPNKQKFIYTDVMETVSISCFVRSESTDIKNISDLAGHRVAFIEKTAPQAMLSTRPDVILMPLSSIDEALFSLLSGKSDAIIFPESFLWRTARKIGVDNRIKVVGPPLMEVKRGYLLRKDNTELRDRLNKALNSYVASPAFNKVYLKWRGSPTPYWTIHKVASAGLILLVVIVIEFSLWRWRSVSKLNKRLKQSIADQARTQALLKASESQLNRAQELSSLGSLERNLITDVGHWSAGLYKVLGFPQTKEAPSTEEFRQCFHPDDLKEYRRKANAVSPEAPSFFIEFRFRQPGKGTYRTAAGVFSYEFADDGTPIKRIGAIQDITRQKQIEAQLIEAKENAEAANTSKSEFLANMSHELRTPLNGIMGMLQLIVLEDIDTTHKEYVETALSSCKNLARLIGDILDLSKVEAGKMELRPVPFSPNELVSSVRDAFVQQAKEKDLTLSLTVVDDIPECVIGDSARLRQVLFNLIGNAIKFTEQGSISLQVSKLYSKSSEAHRLLFSVTDTGIGIPQDMLEKVFGAFTQVKGTSRKFQGTGLGLHIVKQLATLMGGEVSIESSEDKGTTVNFSAVFKWDDRSEAQCHAPIEIHEESIPPQHILIVEDERVNQIAITKLVERLGHTTVKANNGKMALEKLEEEDFDLILMDIQMPIMDGIEATGRIRSLKDKQKRNIPIIALTAHAMSGDREKFLEVGMNDYLAKPVSLDGLNNILGKVLSA, encoded by the coding sequence ATGACTGCTATTCCAATTCTTCGCGCACGACACCTGATTGGAGCAATTCTGTCAGCGACACTTTTGTGTACGCTTTTTTTCGCATACCCTGCCGGAGCGGAACACACCAAAGACCACTTTACGGCGGCGGTTCTCACGGACTTCCCCCCACTTTACACGACAAATAGCACAGGCGAGCCGGATGGTTTTGCTTTGGACGTACTCAAGGCGGTGAGTGCCGAGACCAAGATTACATACGACCTGCTAGTCGTCCAGAACTGGGCCGAAGCTCTGGAGGCTGTTTCTTCCGGCAGGGCTGACTTCATACCCGGCATAGGGATCACCGAACCGAACAAGCAGAAATTCATTTATACCGATGTCATGGAAACCGTTTCGATTTCCTGCTTTGTCCGCTCTGAGTCGACCGACATCAAGAATATTTCCGACCTTGCTGGGCACCGGGTAGCCTTCATTGAAAAGACGGCTCCTCAAGCCATGCTCAGCACCAGGCCGGACGTCATCCTGATGCCGCTCAGTTCCATTGATGAAGCACTGTTCAGTCTTTTGTCCGGCAAATCTGACGCTATCATTTTCCCCGAGTCGTTCCTGTGGAGAACAGCGCGAAAAATCGGAGTTGATAACAGGATCAAGGTCGTTGGACCTCCGCTCATGGAAGTCAAGCGGGGCTATCTTCTGCGGAAGGACAACACAGAACTGCGAGACCGATTGAACAAGGCTCTGAACTCCTATGTCGCTTCACCGGCCTTCAATAAAGTCTATCTGAAATGGCGTGGCAGCCCCACGCCTTATTGGACAATCCACAAAGTCGCCTCCGCAGGACTGATCCTGCTCGTCGTCATTGTCATCGAATTCTCGCTGTGGCGCTGGCGTTCCGTCTCCAAACTCAACAAAAGGCTCAAACAGTCCATCGCGGATCAGGCCAGAACCCAGGCTCTCTTAAAAGCGAGTGAGTCCCAACTCAACCGGGCTCAAGAATTGAGTTCCCTTGGCAGTCTTGAACGAAACCTCATCACCGATGTGGGCCACTGGTCCGCCGGGCTGTACAAGGTTCTCGGCTTTCCCCAGACGAAAGAAGCTCCTAGCACTGAGGAATTTCGTCAGTGCTTTCACCCGGACGACCTGAAAGAATATCGCCGTAAAGCCAACGCAGTTTCACCGGAGGCTCCTTCCTTTTTCATCGAATTTCGCTTCAGACAGCCCGGCAAAGGAACCTATAGAACGGCAGCCGGTGTGTTTTCCTACGAATTTGCCGACGACGGTACGCCCATAAAACGTATTGGTGCCATTCAGGATATAACCCGCCAAAAACAGATTGAAGCGCAGCTCATTGAAGCCAAGGAAAACGCCGAGGCCGCCAATACAAGCAAGAGTGAATTCCTTGCCAACATGAGCCACGAGTTGCGGACACCGCTCAACGGCATCATGGGTATGCTCCAGCTCATAGTACTGGAAGATATTGACACTACGCATAAGGAATATGTGGAGACGGCCCTTTCGTCCTGCAAAAACCTGGCTCGTCTTATCGGTGACATTCTGGATCTTTCCAAGGTCGAAGCGGGCAAGATGGAACTCAGACCAGTCCCGTTCAGTCCGAACGAGCTCGTCTCGTCCGTGCGTGATGCCTTCGTTCAACAGGCAAAGGAAAAAGATCTGACACTCTCCCTCACGGTTGTTGACGATATCCCCGAATGTGTGATCGGTGATTCCGCCCGCCTGCGCCAAGTGCTTTTCAACCTTATAGGCAATGCCATCAAATTCACTGAACAGGGTTCAATTTCCCTGCAAGTCTCCAAACTGTACTCCAAATCATCTGAGGCTCACAGACTCCTTTTCTCTGTCACTGATACGGGTATCGGCATTCCGCAAGACATGCTGGAAAAAGTCTTTGGCGCATTCACCCAGGTGAAAGGCACTTCAAGGAAATTTCAGGGAACAGGGCTCGGACTCCATATCGTCAAACAACTTGCGACACTCATGGGAGGCGAAGTCTCCATCGAGAGTTCGGAGGACAAGGGGACAACCGTCAACTTCTCGGCGGTGTTCAAATGGGATGATAGGTCAGAAGCACAGTGTCACGCACCAATTGAGATACATGAAGAAAGCATACCTCCTCAGCACATTCTGATTGTAGAAGACGAGCGAGTAAACCAGATTGCCATCACCAAACTGGTGGAACGACTGGGGCATACCACGGTCAAGGCAAACAATGGGAAAATGGCACTTGAGAAGCTGGAGGAAGAGGACTTCGACCTCATCCTCATGGACATCCAGATGCCAATCATGGACGGCATCGAAGCCACCGGTCGAATCCGTTCTCTGAAGGACAAACAGAAACGGAACATCCCGATTATTGCACTTACCGCCCACGCAATGAGCGGGGACCGTGAAAAGTTCCTCGAAGTCGGTATGAACGATTATCTTGCCAAGCCCGTCAGCCTGGACGGGCTGAATAACATTCTCGGGAAAGTGTTGAGCGCATAA
- a CDS encoding molecular chaperone TorD family protein produces the protein MSISESKLHILKLLELCVTIFRGPNADEWSTLATVGVPELIVRVQKNSDTLLAPIQKLNQLLTDITDEKTSVLETEYVRLFIAGPGGIPAPLYASCHLGTTPRTMGQSALDMQNRLQQAGLQISLDSNEPADHLTIELEFLFYLLSEGWFNQSEQADQGIEFAESVMLPWVRRFRDALNTASPHPVFACAADITVATLEAVSKV, from the coding sequence ATGTCTATATCCGAATCAAAACTTCATATTCTCAAATTGTTGGAGCTGTGCGTCACCATCTTCCGCGGTCCAAACGCTGATGAATGGTCCACTCTGGCCACGGTTGGAGTGCCTGAACTCATTGTCCGTGTCCAGAAAAACTCCGACACGCTCCTTGCTCCAATCCAAAAACTCAATCAATTATTGACCGACATCACAGATGAAAAGACATCTGTACTTGAAACCGAATACGTCCGGCTCTTCATTGCCGGCCCAGGCGGTATTCCCGCCCCATTGTATGCATCCTGCCACCTCGGCACCACGCCCCGAACCATGGGACAAAGTGCGCTTGACATGCAGAACCGTCTTCAGCAAGCAGGCCTTCAAATCTCCCTGGACTCCAACGAACCCGCCGACCACCTGACCATTGAACTCGAATTTCTTTTCTACCTGCTCTCCGAAGGCTGGTTCAACCAGAGTGAACAGGCGGATCAGGGCATTGAATTCGCCGAGTCTGTCATGCTCCCGTGGGTACGCCGTTTCCGGGATGCGTTAAACACAGCCAGCCCGCATCCGGTGTTCGCGTGTGCGGCAGATATAACCGTGGCGACGCTGGAAGCAGTTTCAAAGGTCTAG
- a CDS encoding 4Fe-4S dicluster domain-containing protein, with the protein MAQQLAMVIDAAKCIDCKACVVACKVANEVPEGQWRNWIKPTSDAPVPGRKSDTARFQPGACMHCDNPTCVEACPTGATYKDKETGEVVIDEGLCIGCGNCIPACPYDARFRNEVKRKADKCNYCPERRAAGIPPACVDTCPTKARVFGDINDPESEAGRLYLKNKERLTRVAAKTDTKPNMFYLGNPGPGEWGREAVIPASMVVMKQSAPLIKGIVALSGLGVLAMLGRQLFVGSDSDHKEDSDA; encoded by the coding sequence ATGGCACAACAACTTGCGATGGTCATTGATGCGGCCAAGTGCATCGACTGCAAGGCGTGTGTGGTTGCCTGCAAGGTAGCCAACGAAGTCCCGGAAGGGCAGTGGCGCAACTGGATCAAGCCGACCAGCGATGCCCCGGTCCCCGGCAGAAAAAGTGATACCGCCAGGTTCCAGCCCGGCGCATGCATGCATTGCGACAATCCTACCTGCGTGGAGGCGTGTCCCACTGGTGCTACATACAAGGACAAGGAAACCGGCGAAGTCGTTATAGACGAAGGGCTGTGCATCGGATGCGGCAACTGTATCCCGGCCTGCCCTTATGACGCTCGTTTCCGCAACGAGGTCAAACGCAAGGCGGACAAGTGCAACTACTGTCCCGAGCGCAGGGCCGCCGGCATTCCTCCGGCCTGTGTGGACACCTGTCCCACCAAGGCTCGGGTCTTCGGCGATATAAACGATCCTGAAAGTGAGGCCGGTCGCCTGTATCTCAAGAATAAGGAACGCCTGACCCGCGTGGCGGCAAAGACCGACACCAAGCCGAACATGTTCTATCTTGGGAATCCCGGTCCGGGCGAGTGGGGCCGTGAAGCTGTCATTCCCGCATCCATGGTCGTCATGAAGCAGTCCGCACCGCTGATCAAGGGTATTGTGGCCCTGTCAGGTCTGGGTGTGCTCGCCATGCTTGGCCGCCAACTGTTCGTCGGCTCCGATTCCGACCATAAGGAGGATTCCGATGCCTAA
- a CDS encoding metal-sensitive transcriptional regulator, translating to MESPMTIEEQAIKKNVLSRMKRIEGQVRGIQGMIEAGKECEEILVQVRAVRSALQSANKLILKRYMLRCYADAMENHVDEKEALDKLIKVLTGFIEG from the coding sequence ATGGAATCACCAATGACAATTGAAGAGCAGGCAATCAAGAAAAATGTTTTATCACGCATGAAGCGGATTGAAGGCCAGGTGCGTGGCATTCAGGGTATGATTGAGGCAGGCAAAGAGTGTGAGGAAATCCTCGTTCAGGTAAGAGCTGTCCGTTCCGCTCTTCAATCAGCAAACAAGCTGATTCTGAAACGGTACATGCTCAGATGTTATGCGGATGCCATGGAAAACCATGTTGATGAAAAGGAAGCTCTGGATAAACTTATCAAAGTTTTGACCGGGTTTATTGAAGGATAA
- a CDS encoding FecR domain-containing protein, producing MSGILSLPHSQTLTSDPVRHIFTVMLVALFFTVLAMVSNAQAIEENATVGSVKTISGTAHVNRNDMLYTAHIGDHLYKGDTLLTAEKSSMGVIFRDDTILSLGSRSEVSIDEFIFDPAHEDVSFMTKVSRGTAQFISGQIAKVAPDKMTVETPLSTIGIRGTRFLIKVD from the coding sequence ATGAGCGGCATCCTTTCTCTTCCACACTCGCAAACGTTGACCAGTGACCCTGTTCGACACATTTTTACGGTCATGCTTGTCGCACTATTTTTTACTGTCCTGGCAATGGTTTCAAACGCACAGGCCATCGAAGAAAACGCCACTGTCGGTTCGGTGAAAACCATTTCCGGCACTGCCCACGTAAATCGAAACGATATGCTGTACACCGCTCATATCGGCGACCACCTTTACAAGGGAGACACGCTGCTCACTGCCGAAAAATCCTCTATGGGGGTCATTTTTCGTGATGACACAATCCTCTCCCTCGGTTCCCGGTCAGAGGTTAGCATCGATGAATTCATTTTTGATCCGGCGCATGAGGACGTGTCATTCATGACCAAGGTTTCCAGAGGAACAGCCCAATTCATTTCCGGGCAGATCGCCAAGGTCGCGCCTGACAAGATGACTGTCGAGACACCCCTTTCCACCATCGGAATCCGCGGAACCCGTTTTCTCATCAAGGTCGACTAG
- a CDS encoding OmpA family protein, giving the protein MKKLTLIIFSLILLAGCGQKIVLLPDLDGHVGEVTVTPHSGEAVTLTQANQAVSGKNDVYTMTEAEVQDTFGEALQAQPEPTARFRLYFLSDSAKLTVESEKMLSEIMESYRARSSTDVSIIGHTDTVGEKQYNYDLSLRRALSIKKKLVEEGMPADIIQTTSHGETNPLIPTPDGKREPRNRRVEVLVR; this is encoded by the coding sequence ATGAAAAAACTCACTCTCATCATCTTCAGTTTGATACTGCTGGCTGGATGCGGTCAGAAAATAGTTCTCCTGCCCGATCTGGACGGACATGTCGGAGAGGTCACCGTGACTCCGCACTCGGGAGAAGCCGTCACGCTGACACAAGCCAACCAGGCCGTCAGTGGCAAAAACGATGTGTACACAATGACCGAGGCTGAAGTTCAAGACACATTTGGTGAAGCATTGCAGGCCCAGCCAGAACCGACTGCTCGATTCCGGCTCTATTTCTTAAGCGATTCAGCCAAACTCACCGTTGAATCCGAAAAAATGCTTTCTGAAATAATGGAAAGTTACCGAGCACGATCATCCACCGACGTTTCGATAATCGGACACACCGACACGGTTGGCGAAAAGCAGTACAATTATGATCTTTCACTCAGGCGGGCGCTCAGCATCAAGAAGAAGCTTGTAGAGGAAGGGATGCCTGCGGATATCATCCAGACCACATCCCATGGGGAAACAAATCCTTTAATTCCAACGCCTGACGGCAAACGGGAACCAAGGAATCGACGTGTAGAAGTTCTCGTCAGATAG
- a CDS encoding molybdopterin-dependent oxidoreductase: MSNSKQTMSRRDFFKASGLVAAGAVGGPALLGGLKKAQASPVAAPAWDSKFSACDICFNKCGLIARVENGVIRKLDPNPKFLKSRGMLCARGNAGLDQVYDPDRLKHPLLRKGARGEGKWQRIPWDEAIDMAAQKMEEVRKQYTPCGHLFSAGTDLHSQFVGRFAEVYGSFNVTSHESLCLVSGNRAFLDTFGEVPFPDVLNSKYIIMAGANRFEALVTPDSIDLMTAIREHGCKLVTLDPRYTKTAALSDEWYPIRPGSDMAFMLALAHVIIGEKLYDPQWVEEKTYGLEQLAEHVKQYTPGFAAEECGIPAEDITRMARELAAAAPAAMIYPGRRTSDYEDSTQIRRSFAIVNGLLGNWDRPGGLLAARQVGLKGVSYDAPWYDENQEDRIEAHKVPMMFEHEGSFLVTRDSVLAEDPYPIKGWFVYKTNPMGTAPNRKKTIEMMNKMDFVTVVDIAMSDTAWFADLVLPSQSYLERTDPCAGLQGSVACACVVKRDPIIKPLYESRPLFDIMKDIAGKMDLGEYFDFTIEEFRKKQTREIPEALEVMDRDGVYYNPSKVYGIYDGRIYKTLSKKVELYNQRYEQMGLDPMPVYTPPTKVPKNQFRLVLGRDAAVTQTSTINNKLLHELNPTNTLWLNPEAAQSLGIADGDLVEVSSSVGRQELKAEVTDRIRKDTVYMLSGYNTLSTMQTLSHGNGASINELLDDDYDVITGNASMHTTFVTVTRKVA; the protein is encoded by the coding sequence GTGTCAAATTCCAAGCAGACAATGTCCCGTCGTGATTTTTTCAAGGCTTCAGGCCTGGTCGCGGCAGGGGCGGTAGGCGGCCCGGCCTTGCTGGGTGGTCTGAAAAAGGCACAGGCGTCTCCTGTGGCGGCCCCGGCCTGGGACTCCAAGTTCTCGGCCTGCGATATATGTTTCAACAAGTGTGGCCTCATCGCCCGTGTTGAAAACGGGGTCATCAGGAAGCTTGATCCAAATCCGAAATTTCTCAAATCTCGTGGCATGCTGTGCGCTCGCGGCAACGCAGGACTGGATCAGGTCTATGATCCGGACCGTCTGAAGCACCCTCTGCTCCGCAAGGGCGCTCGCGGCGAGGGCAAGTGGCAGCGTATCCCCTGGGACGAGGCCATAGACATGGCTGCGCAGAAGATGGAAGAGGTTCGCAAGCAGTATACCCCCTGCGGTCATCTTTTCTCTGCCGGAACAGATCTGCATTCCCAGTTTGTGGGGCGGTTTGCCGAAGTCTACGGTTCGTTCAACGTCACGTCTCATGAATCCCTGTGTCTGGTCTCCGGCAATAGGGCATTCCTTGATACCTTCGGCGAAGTGCCGTTTCCGGACGTGCTCAATTCCAAATATATTATCATGGCGGGTGCCAACCGCTTTGAAGCGCTGGTCACCCCCGACTCCATCGATTTGATGACCGCTATCCGTGAACACGGCTGCAAGTTGGTCACGCTCGATCCTCGCTACACCAAGACTGCGGCCCTTTCCGATGAGTGGTATCCCATCCGACCAGGGTCGGATATGGCCTTCATGCTCGCTTTGGCCCATGTCATCATCGGCGAAAAGCTGTACGATCCTCAGTGGGTTGAAGAGAAGACCTATGGGCTTGAGCAGCTCGCCGAGCACGTCAAGCAGTATACCCCCGGCTTTGCCGCAGAAGAGTGTGGCATTCCGGCAGAAGACATCACCCGCATGGCCCGTGAGCTGGCAGCCGCTGCTCCGGCAGCCATGATTTATCCCGGTCGCAGAACTTCGGACTATGAAGACTCTACCCAGATTCGCCGCAGCTTCGCCATTGTCAACGGCTTGCTTGGGAACTGGGACCGTCCCGGTGGTCTGCTGGCTGCTCGCCAGGTCGGACTCAAGGGTGTATCGTACGATGCTCCCTGGTATGACGAAAATCAGGAAGACCGCATTGAGGCCCATAAGGTGCCGATGATGTTCGAGCACGAAGGCTCGTTCCTGGTCACGCGTGATTCCGTGCTGGCTGAAGACCCGTATCCCATCAAGGGCTGGTTCGTGTATAAGACCAATCCCATGGGCACGGCCCCCAATCGGAAGAAGACCATCGAGATGATGAACAAGATGGACTTCGTCACCGTGGTGGATATCGCCATGTCGGATACGGCATGGTTCGCCGATCTGGTTCTGCCGTCACAAAGCTATCTGGAGCGGACGGACCCGTGTGCTGGATTGCAGGGGTCTGTGGCCTGCGCTTGCGTGGTCAAGCGTGATCCGATCATCAAGCCCTTGTATGAGTCCCGCCCCTTATTCGACATCATGAAGGATATCGCAGGCAAGATGGATCTCGGTGAATACTTTGACTTCACCATCGAGGAGTTCCGAAAGAAGCAGACTCGTGAGATTCCAGAAGCCCTTGAAGTCATGGACCGTGACGGCGTCTACTATAATCCGTCCAAGGTGTATGGCATTTATGACGGTCGTATTTACAAGACTCTCTCCAAGAAGGTGGAGCTGTATAACCAGCGATACGAGCAGATGGGACTTGACCCAATGCCCGTTTACACCCCGCCGACCAAAGTACCCAAAAATCAGTTCCGGCTGGTGCTGGGGCGTGACGCGGCAGTCACGCAGACGTCTACTATCAACAATAAGCTGCTTCACGAGCTGAACCCCACCAATACCCTGTGGCTCAATCCTGAAGCGGCGCAGAGTCTCGGCATTGCAGACGGTGACCTGGTTGAAGTGTCCAGTTCCGTTGGCCGACAGGAGCTCAAGGCCGAAGTCACGGACAGGATCAGGAAGGACACGGTGTATATGCTTTCCGGGTACAACACCCTGTCTACCATGCAGACCCTGTCTCATGGCAACGGTGCATCCATCAATGAACTGTTGGATGATGATTATGATGTAATTACAGGAAATGCATCCATGCATACGACTTTTGTCACCGTAACAAGGAAGGTGGCGTAA
- a CDS encoding cytochrome b/b6 domain-containing protein, translating to MPNITYKRHDASDIFIHWFNAACWLLLLLTGVGLIQNPAIDPFGSGYPEAMRAMVGGGANLLVIHEVIGLIWLAGFVLYLLINFKGARFFLAEVFAVSPARDMAWMLKKMVLMTLGPKALKVMGMDPELPDQGYYNMGQKAFAQASVVGGIVIAVTGVVMFLSDRTFGAESTGMIGWAVTLHFIAVGLVFAGLLVHIYMAAISPEERPGFKSMFTGVVPGSYAKHHHRLWWEKVKTEGE from the coding sequence ATGCCTAACATCACGTACAAGCGACACGATGCATCCGATATATTCATTCACTGGTTCAATGCGGCCTGTTGGCTGCTGCTCCTGCTGACAGGCGTGGGGCTGATCCAGAATCCTGCCATTGACCCGTTTGGCTCCGGCTATCCCGAAGCCATGCGCGCCATGGTTGGCGGCGGGGCGAATCTGCTCGTTATCCACGAAGTCATCGGCCTGATCTGGCTGGCCGGGTTCGTTTTGTATCTTCTTATCAACTTCAAGGGAGCCCGGTTCTTCCTTGCCGAAGTGTTTGCCGTCAGTCCGGCGCGCGACATGGCATGGATGCTCAAGAAAATGGTGCTCATGACACTGGGGCCCAAGGCGCTCAAGGTGATGGGCATGGACCCGGAACTGCCGGATCAGGGATATTACAACATGGGCCAGAAGGCCTTTGCCCAGGCATCTGTCGTGGGCGGCATCGTCATCGCCGTGACCGGCGTGGTCATGTTCCTGTCCGACCGGACCTTTGGGGCTGAATCCACAGGCATGATAGGCTGGGCCGTTACCCTGCACTTCATAGCTGTGGGGCTGGTTTTCGCAGGGTTGTTGGTTCATATTTACATGGCAGCCATTTCGCCCGAAGAACGTCCGGGTTTCAAGTCGATGTTTACCGGCGTGGTTCCCGGCAGCTATGCCAAGCATCATCACCGACTGTGGTGGGAAAAGGTCAAGACCGAGGGGGAATAG
- a CDS encoding rhodanese-like domain-containing protein: MYRKLCAVAVMMVFALVAMFGAALAEEAKKPAFKEFHSIVDYKYVAKYAKMPKPKGVMIVDSRPYKPKFVDGYIPTSVSIPTSQFDKMVDKLPANKGDLLIFYCGGFQCGLSHKAAWKAEALGYTNVHVYAAGFPDYKKNALYYSIGLENLHAKMANGEKYALVDARPYQKYLAGAIPSAIGIPESAFADKRGMLPADKAEVTLVYYCGGYKCALSHKSAIKARYLGYKKVVVAEAGYPGWKEMFGGAEVAVKAGEAEGAVDTEWFLKTIKETPDSILLIDVRDPEEYAAGHFPSAINMPVDMVEKKAKEIPTDKPIVFSCATGARAGEAYYLYMDIMPDAKNVFYLEATNDFGEDNSYEVHPNK; encoded by the coding sequence ATGTATAGGAAATTGTGTGCAGTAGCCGTCATGATGGTATTCGCGCTGGTCGCGATGTTCGGTGCGGCTTTGGCAGAAGAGGCCAAGAAACCTGCGTTTAAGGAATTTCACTCCATTGTGGATTACAAGTATGTGGCCAAGTATGCCAAGATGCCCAAGCCCAAGGGCGTGATGATTGTCGACTCCAGACCGTACAAGCCCAAGTTTGTCGACGGGTATATCCCGACCTCGGTCTCCATTCCCACCAGCCAGTTCGACAAGATGGTCGACAAGCTGCCCGCCAACAAGGGCGATCTGCTTATCTTTTATTGTGGTGGTTTCCAGTGCGGTCTGTCCCATAAAGCTGCATGGAAGGCGGAAGCTCTCGGGTATACCAACGTCCATGTTTATGCAGCCGGTTTCCCGGACTATAAGAAGAACGCGCTGTATTACTCCATCGGTCTCGAAAATCTCCACGCCAAGATGGCGAACGGCGAAAAATATGCTCTCGTAGATGCCCGTCCGTACCAGAAGTACCTGGCTGGCGCGATTCCGTCCGCCATCGGTATTCCCGAAAGTGCCTTTGCCGACAAGCGAGGCATGTTGCCCGCTGACAAGGCTGAAGTTACGCTGGTTTACTACTGTGGTGGATACAAGTGTGCCCTGTCCCACAAGTCCGCGATCAAGGCCCGTTACCTTGGTTATAAGAAGGTCGTGGTCGCCGAAGCCGGGTATCCCGGATGGAAGGAAATGTTCGGTGGCGCAGAGGTCGCCGTCAAGGCCGGTGAGGCGGAAGGCGCAGTGGACACGGAATGGTTTTTGAAGACCATCAAGGAAACCCCGGATTCCATCCTGTTGATCGATGTACGTGATCCAGAGGAATACGCAGCCGGTCATTTCCCGTCCGCCATCAACATGCCTGTTGATATGGTCGAGAAAAAGGCCAAGGAAATTCCGACCGACAAGCCCATCGTCTTCTCCTGTGCTACCGGTGCACGCGCTGGCGAAGCATATTATTTGTATATGGACATAATGCCTGATGCGAAGAATGTCTTCTATCTGGAAGCCACCAATGACTTCGGAGAAGATAATTCGTATGAGGTTCATCCGAATAAATAG
- a CDS encoding rhodanese-like domain-containing protein has translation MMIKPSSIVYLLLAFCLFWSAPASADENEVWWSAAQMEADRDGYALVDSKSLKALMDSGANPLIIDARADYEFAAGHIAGAVNMEFDLGDRMDLPEVKRTGFVKLAGQDRKRLLVIYCRSFRULRSGIAARWAARLGYTDVYRYAAGLHGWKEAYPDLVDGVQEEKHILAVGDTFPACRVAVLNGDADREYLGLPNGTKWLQLSELSARFVLIQLYNTMCSDCVNETKQLSRFFKDVENDPVLAGQLKIIGLGIYDSNQAVVHFKKHYDVAYPLFSDKNGQIFECLGQAELPLAYLVRAEGNGSWTIELIRRGYFEPDAKFLEVLRSAMIRTEEKN, from the coding sequence ATGATGATTAAGCCATCTTCCATTGTATATTTGCTCCTCGCCTTCTGCCTTTTCTGGAGTGCACCTGCCAGTGCCGACGAAAACGAGGTTTGGTGGTCGGCCGCACAAATGGAAGCTGATCGAGACGGGTATGCACTCGTTGATTCCAAAAGCTTGAAGGCTTTGATGGATTCAGGGGCGAATCCTTTGATCATCGATGCGCGGGCTGACTATGAATTCGCGGCAGGACATATCGCCGGTGCGGTGAATATGGAATTTGACCTTGGTGACAGAATGGATTTGCCTGAGGTTAAACGAACCGGGTTTGTGAAGTTGGCCGGGCAGGATCGGAAAAGGTTGTTGGTGATCTATTGCCGCAGTTTCAGGTGACTGCGTAGCGGCATTGCGGCGCGCTGGGCAGCGCGTCTCGGATACACCGATGTCTATCGATATGCGGCTGGATTGCATGGTTGGAAAGAAGCATACCCCGATCTCGTGGACGGAGTGCAGGAAGAAAAACACATCCTTGCCGTGGGGGATACGTTTCCCGCATGCCGGGTGGCTGTACTGAACGGAGACGCTGACCGGGAATACCTGGGGTTGCCGAATGGAACCAAATGGTTGCAGCTTTCTGAACTCTCTGCTCGCTTCGTGCTCATCCAATTATACAACACCATGTGCAGTGATTGTGTGAACGAAACCAAACAACTTTCGCGTTTTTTCAAGGATGTGGAGAACGACCCTGTACTGGCGGGTCAACTCAAGATCATCGGGTTGGGTATTTATGACTCGAATCAGGCCGTTGTTCACTTCAAGAAGCACTATGATGTGGCATATCCGTTGTTCTCGGATAAAAACGGGCAGATTTTCGAGTGCCTTGGACAAGCTGAACTACCATTGGCTTATCTCGTCCGGGCCGAGGGAAATGGTAGCTGGACCATTGAGTTGATTCGGCGCGGATATTTTGAACCGGATGCCAAGTTCCTGGAAGTGCTTCGTTCAGCCATGATTCGAACGGAAGAAAAGAACTAG